A single genomic interval of Oleidesulfovibrio alaskensis DSM 16109 harbors:
- a CDS encoding selenium metabolism-associated LysR family transcriptional regulator — MCVKPNWPNALALSVLPMYCIDMIDFRRLEAFCKVYELRSFSRAGDELFLSQPTISAHVSALEKELDVRLLDRMGRGVLPTPAGEILYRHAMTAFASLETAHLEISQLQDIITGEVPVGASTIPAQYLLPPVMAAYMRSFPEVQLQLRTGDTGEIIRKVGAGELTLGVVGAHDQQPDIVFTPIIDDELIIIGAPDFAPRSGSVSCESLADMPWVVREAGSGTWKIFSAALGTHGIDCRSFRPVACVDSSQSVIQCVRAGLGVSVTSRIAVAEFLSRGELVEITVDGLDVRREFFCIYHSRRQLFPAARHFIEFLTKKCR; from the coding sequence ATGTGTGTAAAGCCCAATTGGCCCAATGCTCTTGCGTTATCCGTCTTGCCGATGTACTGCATAGACATGATTGATTTCAGAAGGCTAGAAGCATTTTGCAAGGTGTATGAGTTGCGCAGCTTTTCACGAGCCGGCGATGAGCTTTTTTTGTCTCAGCCCACCATCAGCGCACATGTTTCTGCGCTGGAAAAGGAACTGGATGTCAGGCTGCTGGACAGAATGGGCCGCGGTGTTTTGCCCACGCCTGCCGGAGAAATCCTGTACCGGCATGCCATGACCGCGTTTGCCAGCCTTGAAACTGCTCATCTGGAGATAAGCCAGTTGCAGGATATCATTACCGGTGAAGTTCCGGTCGGTGCCAGCACCATTCCAGCCCAGTACCTGTTGCCACCGGTTATGGCCGCTTATATGCGTTCGTTTCCTGAGGTTCAGTTACAACTGCGTACAGGAGATACCGGCGAGATAATCCGTAAAGTCGGGGCAGGTGAGCTTACGCTCGGTGTGGTAGGTGCTCATGACCAGCAGCCGGATATCGTGTTCACTCCCATTATCGATGATGAGCTTATCATTATCGGCGCACCGGATTTTGCTCCCCGCAGCGGTAGTGTTTCTTGCGAATCGCTGGCGGATATGCCCTGGGTCGTGCGCGAAGCAGGTTCCGGAACATGGAAGATTTTTTCCGCAGCGTTGGGAACGCATGGCATCGATTGCCGGAGTTTTCGTCCAGTGGCCTGTGTTGACAGCTCGCAGTCTGTCATTCAATGTGTCCGCGCCGGACTGGGGGTTAGTGTCACCTCCCGCATCGCTGTTGCGGAATTTCTTTCACGCGGCGAACTGGTTGAAATTACAGTGGACGGACTGGATGTCCGCCGCGAGTTTTTCTGTATTTATCACTCACGGCGGCAGCTGTTTCCGGCGGCACGCCATTTTATCGAGTTTTTGACAAAAAAATGCCGTTGA
- the rplQ gene encoding 50S ribosomal protein L17, which yields MRHRKSGRKLNRSSSHRSALFRNMAKSLLTYGKIRTTEAKAKELRGVVEPLITLALRNDLHARRQAYKVLGSHQLVKRLFDEIGPKFVGVPGGYTRVLKLGAPRPGDNAPMAVIELTRLGDAEAAAKEAPAREVAEEKAAKPAKKAAPKKAEKEEAEDAAEA from the coding sequence ATGAGGCATAGAAAATCCGGCAGAAAGCTGAACAGGAGTTCCTCGCATCGGTCTGCTCTGTTCCGCAACATGGCCAAATCTCTTTTGACGTACGGTAAAATCCGCACGACCGAAGCTAAGGCCAAGGAATTGCGCGGAGTTGTCGAGCCGCTGATTACCCTCGCACTGCGTAACGACCTGCACGCCCGTCGTCAGGCTTACAAGGTTCTGGGTAGCCACCAGCTGGTTAAGCGGCTTTTCGACGAGATCGGTCCCAAGTTTGTTGGTGTTCCCGGTGGTTACACCCGCGTATTGAAGCTTGGTGCTCCCCGTCCCGGCGACAATGCTCCTATGGCTGTTATCGAGCTGACCCGTCTGGGTGACGCTGAGGCTGCCGCAAAGGAAGCTCCCGCCAGGGAAGTTGCTGAAGAGAAGGCTGCAAAGCCTGCTAAGAAGGCAGCTCCCAAGAAAGCAGAAAAAGAGGAAGCTGAAGACGCTGCTGAAGCGTAG
- a CDS encoding DNA-directed RNA polymerase subunit alpha: protein MLIKQGDRLINTRNWSELVKPDQISRASESADTMYGKFVCEPLERGYGTTIGNAMRRVLLASLQGAAFVAVKISGVQHEFTTIPGVLEDVTDIVLNLKQVRLAMDTEEPQHLALHVNKSGEVKAGDIKCNQHVMVLNADQHLMTLTEDVELTFELEVRMGKGYVPADMHEGLSDEIGLIALDASFSPVRKVAYTVEQARVGQMTNYDKLILEVWTDGSISPEDAIAYSAKIIKDQISVFINFDERISEQENEGRSSASDVNENLFKGIDELELSVRATNCLKSANISLVGELVQKSEGEMLKTKNFGRKSLDEIRRVLGEMSLDFGMKVDGFEKKYQEWLKRKQQNEA, encoded by the coding sequence ATGCTCATCAAACAAGGCGACAGGCTTATCAACACGCGTAACTGGTCCGAGCTGGTCAAGCCCGATCAAATCTCCCGGGCTAGTGAATCCGCCGACACCATGTACGGCAAGTTCGTCTGCGAACCTCTGGAGCGCGGCTACGGAACGACCATCGGCAATGCCATGCGTCGCGTCCTGCTGGCGTCCCTGCAGGGCGCCGCGTTTGTGGCCGTAAAGATCTCTGGAGTTCAGCACGAGTTCACCACCATTCCCGGTGTGCTTGAAGACGTTACCGATATCGTACTCAACCTTAAACAGGTCCGTCTTGCCATGGATACCGAGGAGCCTCAGCACCTTGCGCTCCATGTCAACAAGAGCGGCGAAGTTAAGGCCGGCGACATCAAGTGCAATCAGCACGTGATGGTTCTGAATGCAGATCAGCATCTTATGACGCTGACTGAGGACGTTGAGCTGACCTTCGAACTCGAAGTTCGTATGGGTAAGGGCTATGTTCCTGCCGATATGCACGAAGGGCTGAGCGACGAGATCGGCCTTATTGCCCTTGATGCCAGCTTTTCGCCGGTACGCAAGGTCGCCTACACGGTGGAGCAGGCTCGCGTTGGCCAGATGACCAACTACGACAAGCTCATCCTTGAAGTGTGGACCGACGGCTCCATATCCCCCGAGGATGCGATTGCGTACAGTGCCAAGATCATCAAGGATCAGATTTCGGTCTTCATCAACTTTGACGAGCGTATTTCCGAACAGGAAAACGAAGGCAGAAGCTCTGCTTCTGACGTCAATGAAAACCTGTTCAAGGGCATTGACGAGCTCGAACTTTCTGTTCGCGCCACCAACTGCCTGAAGTCGGCCAACATTTCGCTGGTCGGCGAGCTGGTGCAGAAGTCCGAAGGTGAAATGCTGAAAACCAAGAACTTTGGCCGTAAGTCGCTTGACGAAATCCGTCGGGTACTGGGCGAAATGTCTCTCGATTTCGGCATGAAGGTCGATGGCTTCGAGAAGAAATATCAGGAATGGTTGAAGAGGAAGCAGCAAAATGAGGCATAG